One Falco biarmicus isolate bFalBia1 chromosome 9, bFalBia1.pri, whole genome shotgun sequence genomic region harbors:
- the ADIRF gene encoding adipogenesis regulatory factor: MSAKNFQGLKEQAEGAAKDAANALGQATQDTVNQITDASQKAIDKASKMAQDGVEKATGQAAEAMSGLGKKCGFKK, from the exons ATGTCAGCCAAAAACTTCCAGGGGCTGAAGGAACAGGCTGAAGGTGCAGCGAAGGATGCTG CAAACGCGTTGGGACAGGCTACCCAGGACACAGTCAACCAGATTACAGATGCAAGCCAGAAAG CTATCGACAAGGCTTCCAAGATGGCACAAGACGGGGTAGAAAAAGCAACCGGCCAAGCCGCAGAAGCAATGTCTGGCCTTGGGAAAAAGTGTGGATTTAAGAAATGA